A portion of the Vicia villosa cultivar HV-30 ecotype Madison, WI unplaced genomic scaffold, Vvil1.0 ctg.002487F_1_1, whole genome shotgun sequence genome contains these proteins:
- the LOC131638941 gene encoding uncharacterized protein LOC131638941, protein MTRRKGKAVVPSSTRRKVASRSPSTDSIRKKSTSIGPIKSRAVSQSVSVGPTKSWSKVIPRKRKAQAIVDSDSDVDVDAQEIPLRKKPTTSKLAASVPEVPIDNISFHYPSSVNRWKYVHHKRLALERELAQNVLENKEIMDQIHEAGLMKTVVHLPKCYEMLVKVFIVNLLEDCVDRKSKDFRKVYVRGKCVTFSSTVINNFLGRSDEAQPELEVSDNKICEVITAKRVKGWPLKGNLTASKLSIKYATLHKIRAANWVPINHKSNVATVLGKFIFDVGTKTKFDYGTYIFDQTMKHAGRESAISFHYKLFQGTHVPEIITTSAGTSKDNTTTRKSVVIEMLMETCKELESKKFGLERLISSLELDEEAEFADTNMDEQGEEDGESDREIEKEASLDDGTDADAGLSKSESED, encoded by the exons ATGACTAGGAGGAAAGGTAAGGCAGTTGTACCAAGTTCTACCAGGAGAAAGGTTGCTTCTAGAAGTCCCTCTACTGACTCTATCAGGAAGAAAAGTACCTCTATAGGTCCCATTAAGAGCAGAGCTGTATCCCAGAGTGTCTCTGTTGGTCCTACAAAATCTTGGAGCAAAGTTATTCCCAGGAAAAGGAAGGCTCAAGCTATTGTTGACTCTGACTCTGATGTTGATGTTGATGCTCAAGAAATTCCTCTAAGGAAAAAACCAACAACTAGCAAGCTGGCTGCTAGTGTTCCTGAGGTACCCATTGATAATATCTCTTTTCATTACCCTTCTAGTGTCAATAGGTGGAAATATGTTCACCACAAGAGGTTAGCCTTAGAAAGAGAGTTGGCTCAGAATGTACTTGAGAATAAAGAAATCATGGACCAAATTCATGAAGCTGGACTAATGAAAACTGTTGTTCACTTACCTAAGTGCTATGAAATGCTAGTAAAAGTGTTCATTGTGAATCTATTAGAAGACTGTGTTGATAGAAAATCAAAGGACTTTAGGAAAGTGTATGTGAGAGGAAAGTGTGTCACCTTCtcctcaactgttatcaacaactTTCTTGGAAGATCTGATGAAGCCCAACCTGAACTAGAAGTGTCTGACAACAAAATATGTGAAGTTATCACGGCTAAGCGGGTGAAAGGATGGCCCCTGAAAGGAAACCTTACTGCAAGCAAGCTCAGCATAAAATATGCAACGTTACACAAGATTAGAGCTGCTAACTGGGTGCCCATAAACCACAAGTCAAATGTTGCTACTGTGCTGGGAAAATTTATATTTGATGTTGGAACCAAGACAAAGTTTGACTATGGTACTTATATATTTGATCAGACAATGAAGCATGCTGGGAG GGAAAGTGCTATTTCATTTCACTATAAATTATTTCAAGGAACCCATGTTCCTGAAATTATCACAACATCAGCTGGAACATCCAAAGACAACACAACTACAAGAAAATCTGTTGTGATTGAAATGCTCATGGAAACATGTAAGGAGCTAGAGTCCAAAAAATTTGGTCTTGAAAGATTGATCAGCTCCCTTGAGTTGGATGAAGAAGCTGAGTTTGCTGATACTAATATGGATGAACAGGGTGAAGAAGATGGTGAATCAGATAGAGAGATTGAGAAAGAAGCCAGTCTCGATGATGGCACTGATGCAGATGCTGGACTCAGTAAATCTGAGTCTGAAGACTGA